From Mycobacterium lacus, one genomic window encodes:
- a CDS encoding 2'-5' RNA ligase family protein — protein sequence MVHSIELVFDRDTEAAIRRIWADLAAAGIPSQAPASRPHVTLAVAERVAPEVDELLRPLAARLPLRCAIGAPVLFGRANVVFARLVVPTSELLALHAEVHRLSLPHLAPQAMSNSLPGQWTGHVTLARRVGGPQLGRALRIAGRPSQINGHFAGLRRWDGGNRTEHPIG from the coding sequence ATGGTGCATTCGATCGAGCTGGTCTTCGACCGCGATACCGAGGCGGCGATCCGTCGCATCTGGGCGGACCTGGCCGCCGCCGGCATTCCCAGCCAGGCGCCGGCCAGTCGTCCGCATGTGACCCTGGCCGTTGCCGAACGGGTGGCCCCGGAGGTCGACGAGCTGCTGCGTCCGCTCGCCGCCCGGTTGCCGCTGCGCTGCGCGATCGGTGCCCCGGTGTTGTTCGGCCGCGCCAACGTCGTGTTCGCACGGCTCGTGGTGCCGACGAGCGAGCTGTTGGCCCTGCACGCCGAGGTGCACCGGCTAAGCCTTCCGCATCTGGCGCCGCAGGCGATGTCCAACAGCCTGCCCGGCCAGTGGACCGGACATGTCACGCTGGCCCGCCGGGTCGGTGGCCCCCAACTGGGGCGGGCACTGCGCATCGCGGGCCGGCCGTCGCAGATCAACGGCCACTTCGCCGGCTTGCGCCGGTGGGACGGCGGTAATCGGACCGAGCATCCGATCGGCTGA
- the bioB gene encoding biotin synthase BioB — translation MTQAATGPMTDADHRGANQTDILAVAREQVLQRGEGLNRDQVLRVLRLPDDRLEELLALAHEVRMRWCGPEVEVEGIISLKTGGCPEDCHFCSQSGLFASPVRSAWLDIPSLVEAAKQTAKSGATEFCIVAAVRGPDDRLMAQVAAGIEAIRDEVEINIACSLGMLTAEQVDQLAAMGVHRYNHNLETARSFFPNVVTTHTWEERWQTLSMVRDAGIQVCCGGILGMGETLEQRAEFAVELAELGPDEVPLNFLNPRPGTPFGDLEVMPAGEALKSVAAFRLALPRTMLRFAGGREITLGDLGAKRGILGGINAVIVGNYLTTLGRPAEADLELLEDLQMPIKALNASL, via the coding sequence GTGACGCAGGCGGCTACTGGACCGATGACCGACGCCGACCACAGGGGAGCGAATCAGACCGACATTCTGGCGGTGGCCCGCGAACAGGTGCTGCAGCGCGGCGAGGGGTTGAATCGGGACCAGGTGCTGCGGGTGCTGCGGCTGCCCGACGACCGGCTCGAGGAACTGCTGGCGCTGGCCCACGAGGTGCGGATGCGCTGGTGCGGGCCCGAGGTCGAGGTCGAGGGCATCATCAGCCTGAAGACCGGTGGCTGCCCGGAGGATTGCCATTTCTGCTCCCAGTCCGGGCTGTTTGCCTCACCGGTGCGCAGCGCCTGGCTGGATATTCCCAGCCTGGTCGAGGCGGCCAAGCAGACCGCCAAGTCCGGCGCCACCGAGTTCTGCATCGTGGCCGCGGTCCGCGGACCCGACGACCGGCTCATGGCCCAGGTCGCGGCGGGCATCGAGGCGATTCGCGACGAGGTCGAGATCAACATCGCCTGCTCGCTGGGGATGCTGACCGCCGAGCAAGTCGACCAGCTCGCGGCGATGGGTGTGCATCGTTACAACCACAACCTCGAGACCGCCCGCTCGTTCTTCCCCAACGTCGTCACCACGCACACCTGGGAGGAGCGCTGGCAGACGTTGTCGATGGTGCGTGACGCCGGGATCCAGGTGTGCTGTGGCGGCATCCTCGGGATGGGGGAGACGCTGGAACAGCGCGCGGAGTTCGCCGTCGAGCTGGCCGAGCTCGGCCCCGACGAGGTCCCGCTGAACTTCCTCAACCCGCGGCCTGGTACCCCCTTCGGCGACCTGGAGGTGATGCCCGCCGGCGAAGCGCTCAAGTCGGTGGCCGCCTTCCGGCTGGCGTTGCCGCGCACCATGTTGCGGTTCGCCGGTGGTCGCGAGATCACCCTCGGTGACCTCGGCGCCAAGCGGGGGATCCTGGGCGGCATCAACGCCGTGATCGTCGGAAACTATCTGACCACGCTCGGCCGGCCCGCCGAAGCCGATCTGGAACTGCTCGAAGACCTCCAGATGCCGATCAAGGCGCTCAACGCCAGCCTGTAG
- the bsaP gene encoding biotin synthase auxiliary protein BsaP, protein MGIVAATPGAPVAAGVYNVYTGELAGTPNPTAAQLGLEPPRFCAQCGRRMVVQVRPDGWWARCSRHGQVDSAGLEQR, encoded by the coding sequence GTGGGAATCGTGGCCGCAACACCTGGCGCTCCGGTCGCCGCAGGCGTCTACAACGTCTACACCGGCGAATTGGCCGGCACGCCCAACCCCACGGCGGCCCAGTTGGGGCTTGAGCCGCCGCGGTTCTGCGCGCAATGCGGGCGCCGGATGGTGGTGCAGGTTCGCCCCGACGGCTGGTGGGCACGGTGCTCGCGACACGGACAGGTGGACTCCGCCGGCCTGGAGCAGCGGTGA
- a CDS encoding DUF2567 domain-containing protein produces the protein MTEEAEPAEPRPPGAPHTSRSRAIVVVTLGLAATGVLVGALWAWIAPAIHAVVALTRSGERVHDYLGTESSNFFVAPFLMLGLLNVVAVVASVLVWQWRAHRGPGMVVGLSTGLVAAAAAAAAVGAVLVRLRYGALDFDVVALSGADHKLAYVTQAPPVFFDRRPSLVAATLLSPAAAAALVYALLAAGNARDDLGGYPPVDASSKPLAVTPEAAEAAVSTAGRHSGRR, from the coding sequence GTGACCGAAGAAGCCGAACCCGCGGAACCCCGGCCGCCCGGCGCCCCGCACACGTCGCGTTCCCGCGCGATCGTCGTCGTGACGCTGGGCCTAGCGGCAACGGGTGTGCTCGTCGGCGCGCTGTGGGCGTGGATCGCCCCTGCGATCCACGCGGTGGTGGCCCTCACCCGCTCGGGCGAGCGGGTGCACGATTATCTGGGCACCGAATCCAGCAACTTCTTCGTCGCGCCGTTTCTGATGCTCGGGCTCTTGAATGTGGTGGCGGTGGTGGCCTCCGTGCTGGTGTGGCAGTGGCGGGCACACCGGGGGCCGGGCATGGTCGTCGGGCTCTCGACCGGTTTGGTGGCCGCTGCGGCGGCCGCCGCGGCAGTGGGGGCCGTGTTGGTTCGGCTGCGTTACGGCGCGTTGGATTTCGACGTGGTAGCGCTATCGGGAGCCGACCACAAGCTGGCCTATGTCACCCAGGCACCGCCGGTCTTTTTCGACCGCCGGCCATCGCTGGTGGCCGCCACCCTGCTGTCGCCGGCCGCCGCCGCCGCACTGGTATATGCCTTGCTCGCGGCCGGTAACGCACGCGATGACCTGGGCGGCTACCCGCCGGTCGACGCGTCGTCGAAGCCGCTGGCCGTGACGCCCGAAGCCGCGGAAGCCGCCGTGTCCACAGCCGGGCGTCACAGCGGGCGGCGGTGA
- a CDS encoding lipase family protein: MVELGNLAGARAAEWIGRPPHEELQRKVRPLLPSDDPFYQPPLGYHHAQPGTVLRSRDVELAFLGLIPQRLSATQLLYRTMDMNGNPEAAVTTVIVPADLTPEKPVPLLSYQCAIDAMASRCFPSYALRRRAKALGSLTQLELLLITAALAEGWAVSVPDHEGLQGLWGTPYEPGYRVLDGIRAALGSERLGLSESAPIGLWGYSGGGLASAWAAEVSGGYAPELDIVGVVLGSPVGDLGHTFRRLNGTLLTGLPALMVAALAHAYPGLERVIKEHTNEEGRELLKRLETMTTAEAVLRVANRDLGDFLDKPLEDILSTPEVVRVFADIKLGASVPTPPVLIVQAVHDYLIAVDDIDALADAYSAGGAQVTYHRDAFNEHICLHPLSAPMTLRWLTDRFERRPLTDHLIRTTWPTMFNPMTYIGMARLVKIAAKVITGRKLHRRPL, translated from the coding sequence ATGGTGGAGCTCGGCAATCTGGCGGGGGCGCGCGCCGCGGAGTGGATAGGCCGCCCGCCGCACGAGGAGTTGCAGCGCAAGGTACGCCCGCTGCTGCCGTCGGACGACCCGTTCTACCAGCCGCCGCTCGGCTACCACCATGCCCAGCCCGGTACGGTGCTGCGCTCGCGCGACGTTGAGCTGGCGTTTTTGGGTCTCATACCGCAGCGCCTCAGTGCGACCCAGTTGCTGTACCGGACGATGGACATGAACGGCAACCCCGAGGCGGCGGTCACCACAGTGATCGTCCCGGCCGACTTGACTCCCGAAAAGCCCGTGCCGCTGCTGTCCTACCAGTGCGCGATCGACGCCATGGCATCGCGCTGTTTTCCGTCCTATGCGCTGCGGCGCAGGGCCAAGGCGCTCGGGTCACTGACGCAGCTCGAGCTCCTGCTGATCACCGCCGCACTCGCCGAGGGTTGGGCGGTCTCGGTACCGGACCACGAAGGGCTGCAGGGGCTGTGGGGCACACCCTACGAACCCGGCTACCGCGTCCTGGACGGCATCCGCGCCGCCTTGGGTTCAGAGCGCCTAGGTCTGTCCGAGTCGGCGCCGATCGGCCTGTGGGGGTATTCCGGCGGCGGGCTGGCCAGCGCCTGGGCGGCCGAGGTATCCGGCGGGTACGCACCTGAGCTCGACATCGTCGGGGTCGTGCTGGGCTCCCCCGTCGGCGACTTGGGCCACACGTTCCGCAGGCTCAACGGCACCTTGCTGACTGGTCTTCCGGCGCTGATGGTGGCCGCGCTCGCACACGCCTATCCCGGCCTGGAGCGGGTGATCAAAGAGCACACCAACGAAGAGGGTCGCGAGCTGCTCAAGCGGCTGGAGACCATGACGACGGCGGAAGCCGTCCTGCGCGTGGCGAACAGGGACTTGGGCGACTTTCTCGACAAACCGCTCGAGGACATCCTGTCAACGCCGGAGGTTGTGCGTGTCTTCGCCGACATCAAGCTTGGCGCCTCAGTGCCGACACCGCCGGTGTTGATCGTGCAAGCCGTGCACGACTACCTCATCGCCGTCGACGACATCGACGCGCTGGCCGACGCGTATTCGGCCGGCGGCGCCCAGGTCACCTACCATCGGGACGCCTTCAACGAACATATCTGCCTGCACCCGCTGTCCGCCCCGATGACACTTCGCTGGCTCACCGACCGGTTCGAGCGCCGACCGCTGACCGACCATCTGATCAGGACCACGTGGCCGACCATGTTCAATCCGATGACCTACATCGGGATGGCTCGACTGGTCAAGATCGCGGCCAAGGTCATCACTGGCAGGAAGCTTCACCGCCGCCCGCTGTGA
- a CDS encoding NUDIX hydrolase, whose translation MPNGSTAHEVLAVVFQVREVTGQIKGGSQTEKPQLNVLLWERAREPQRGAWSLPGGRLRNDEDMTTSVRRQLAEKVDLRELAHLEQLAVFSDPHRVPGTRVIASTFLGLVPSPATPELPPDTRWHPVSSLPPMAFDHGPMVTHARARLIAKMSYTNIGFALAPREFALSALRDIYGAALGYQVDATNLQRVLARRNVIVQTGTIAQSGRSGGRPAALYRFTDSQLRVTDEFAALRPPGQP comes from the coding sequence ATGCCCAATGGTAGCACCGCTCACGAAGTGCTCGCGGTCGTGTTCCAGGTCCGCGAGGTTACGGGGCAGATTAAGGGGGGCTCTCAAACAGAAAAACCACAACTTAACGTGCTGTTATGGGAACGCGCCCGGGAGCCGCAACGGGGCGCTTGGTCGCTGCCGGGCGGGCGGCTGCGCAACGACGAGGACATGACCACCTCGGTTCGGCGCCAACTCGCCGAGAAGGTCGACTTGCGAGAGTTGGCACACCTGGAACAGCTCGCGGTGTTCTCCGACCCGCACCGGGTGCCGGGCACCCGGGTGATCGCATCGACCTTCCTTGGGCTGGTGCCCTCCCCCGCCACCCCCGAACTGCCCCCGGACACCCGCTGGCACCCGGTAAGTTCCCTGCCACCGATGGCATTTGACCACGGCCCGATGGTGACCCACGCCCGGGCCAGACTGATCGCCAAGATGTCGTACACCAACATCGGATTCGCCTTGGCGCCAAGAGAATTCGCGCTCTCCGCGCTGCGCGATATCTATGGCGCAGCGCTGGGCTATCAGGTCGATGCGACCAACCTGCAGCGGGTGCTAGCCCGTCGCAATGTCATCGTCCAGACGGGGACTATCGCGCAGTCCGGCCGCAGCGGCGGTCGCCCGGCGGCGTTGTACCGCTTCACCGATTCCCAGCTGCGGGTCACCGACGAATTCGCGGCACTTCGACCTCCCGGCCAGCCTTAA
- the nadA gene encoding quinolinate synthase NadA, which yields MTILDRTDRLADDMTDRIVNTPTGYTGVDGDEQWAAEVRRLARLRGATVLAHNYQLPAIQDVADHVGDSLALSRIAAEAPEDTIVFCGVHFMAETAKILSPHKTVLIPDQRAGCSLADSITPDELRAWKQDHPDAVVVSYVNTTAAVKALTDICCTSSNAVEVVQSIDPDREVLFCPDQFLGAHVRRVTGRKNLHVWAGECHVHAGINGDELADQARLHPDAELFVHPECGCATSALYLAGEGAFPADRVKILSTGGMLDAAHETRARRVLVATEVGMLYQLRRAAPGVDFRAVNDRASCRYMKMITPAALLRCLVAGADEVHVDPEIAAAGRRSVQRMIEIGQPGGGE from the coding sequence ATGACGATTTTGGATCGCACGGACCGGCTCGCGGACGACATGACGGACCGCATCGTCAACACGCCTACCGGCTACACGGGGGTGGACGGCGACGAGCAGTGGGCCGCCGAGGTCCGCCGACTGGCGCGCTTGCGTGGCGCCACCGTGCTGGCGCACAACTACCAACTGCCGGCCATCCAGGACGTCGCCGACCACGTGGGGGATTCGCTGGCGCTGTCACGCATCGCCGCCGAGGCGCCCGAAGACACCATCGTGTTCTGTGGCGTGCACTTCATGGCCGAGACCGCCAAGATTCTCAGCCCGCACAAGACCGTCCTGATTCCGGATCAGCGGGCCGGCTGCTCGCTGGCCGACTCGATCACCCCCGACGAGCTGCGTGCGTGGAAGCAAGACCATCCCGATGCTGTCGTCGTCTCCTACGTCAACACCACGGCGGCGGTGAAGGCGCTCACCGACATCTGCTGCACGTCGTCCAACGCGGTCGAAGTGGTGCAGTCCATCGACCCCGATCGCGAGGTGCTTTTCTGCCCGGACCAGTTCCTCGGCGCCCACGTCCGCCGCGTGACCGGCCGCAAGAACCTGCATGTCTGGGCCGGCGAATGCCACGTGCATGCCGGGATCAACGGCGACGAGCTCGCCGATCAGGCCCGCTTGCACCCCGATGCCGAGCTGTTTGTACACCCCGAATGTGGTTGTGCTACTTCGGCGTTGTACCTCGCTGGCGAAGGCGCCTTCCCGGCGGACCGGGTGAAGATCCTGTCCACCGGCGGCATGCTTGATGCGGCACACGAGACGCGCGCGCGCAGGGTTCTGGTCGCCACCGAGGTCGGCATGTTGTATCAGCTGCGCCGAGCGGCACCGGGTGTCGACTTCCGCGCGGTCAATGACCGCGCGTCGTGCAGGTACATGAAGATGATCACCCCCGCGGCCTTGTTGCGTTGCCTGGTAGCGGGGGCCGACGAGGTCCACGTCGATCCGGAAATCGCAGCGGCCGGCCGCCGCAGTGTGCAGCGAATGATCGAAATCGGGCAGCCGGGCGGCGGCGAATGA